One region of Ornithinibacter aureus genomic DNA includes:
- a CDS encoding methyltransferase family protein, with protein sequence MSPPPESAAGQEGSSASGDVRTARLLVVGQFVLIGILVVLPNGDDWPVPAALTVACSAATVLGLAVMVIGATGLGRGLTATPLPNAHAQLRTGGLYRYARHPIYSGLLLMMASITVAAGSGLRLLTLAALVLVLNVKARWEETRLAQRFEAYADYAARTPRFVPLRLRRPPREQVREVPGR encoded by the coding sequence ATGAGCCCACCCCCAGAATCCGCCGCTGGGCAAGAAGGCAGCTCGGCCTCTGGTGATGTCAGGACCGCGCGGCTACTGGTCGTTGGCCAGTTCGTGCTGATCGGTATCCTCGTGGTGCTCCCGAATGGCGATGACTGGCCGGTGCCCGCCGCTCTGACCGTTGCCTGCAGCGCGGCCACCGTCCTAGGCCTGGCCGTGATGGTCATCGGCGCAACGGGACTCGGCCGAGGTCTGACGGCCACGCCGTTGCCGAACGCCCACGCACAGCTGCGTACTGGCGGCCTCTACCGGTACGCACGGCACCCCATCTACAGCGGGTTGCTGCTCATGATGGCCTCAATCACAGTGGCGGCCGGAAGCGGGCTCCGGCTCCTCACCCTCGCAGCGCTGGTCCTGGTCCTGAACGTGAAAGCACGATGGGAGGAAACACGCCTGGCCCAGCGATTCGAGGCATACGCCGACTACGCCGCCCGCACTCCACGGTTCGTGCCCTTACGGTTGCGGAGGCCACCGCGGGAGCAAGTGCGGGAAGTGCCTGGCCGTTGA